A part of Saccharomonospora amisosensis genomic DNA contains:
- the nth gene encoding endonuclease III, with protein MSSAAGQAPRKRRAFAEESQLSLVRRARRMKRCLDEAYPNAHCELDFGTPLDLLVAVILSAQCTDERVNAVTPTLFARYPAAADYAGADRAELEELIRPTGFYRNKASSLMGLGAALVERHDGEVPGTLEELVKLPGVGRKTANVVLGEAFGVPGITVDTHFGRLVRRWNWTREEDPVKVEHEVGQLIPRKEWTMLSHRVIFHGRRVCHARKPACGACPLARDCPSFGAGPTEFEAAAKLVKGPEREHLLTMVKSS; from the coding sequence GTGTCATCCGCCGCCGGTCAAGCACCCCGCAAGAGGCGCGCCTTCGCCGAAGAGAGCCAGTTGTCGTTGGTCAGACGCGCGCGGCGTATGAAGCGTTGCCTTGACGAGGCTTATCCAAACGCCCATTGCGAGCTGGATTTCGGTACACCACTGGATCTGCTCGTCGCCGTCATCCTGTCGGCGCAGTGCACGGACGAGCGGGTCAACGCCGTCACGCCGACGCTGTTCGCCCGTTACCCCGCTGCCGCCGACTACGCGGGCGCCGACAGGGCGGAACTGGAGGAACTGATCAGGCCGACCGGCTTCTACCGGAACAAGGCCAGCTCGCTGATGGGACTCGGTGCCGCCCTCGTCGAGCGGCACGACGGCGAGGTTCCCGGCACGCTCGAGGAGCTGGTGAAGCTTCCCGGCGTGGGCCGCAAGACCGCCAACGTGGTGCTCGGTGAGGCCTTTGGCGTGCCGGGAATCACTGTGGACACTCACTTCGGCAGGCTCGTGCGCCGCTGGAACTGGACGCGGGAGGAAGATCCCGTCAAGGTCGAGCACGAGGTGGGTCAGTTGATCCCGCGCAAGGAGTGGACGATGCTGTCGCACCGGGTGATCTTCCACGGCAGGCGCGTCTGCCACGCTCGCAAACCCGCGTGCGGCGCGTGTCCGCTCGCCCGTGACTGCCCTTCCTTCGGGGCGGGACCGACCGAGTTCGAGGCCGCGGCCAAACTGGTCAAGGGCCCCGAACGTGAGCATCTGCTGACCATGGTGAAGAGCTCTTGA
- a CDS encoding TlpA family protein disulfide reductase: protein MTTATKWALAAGALVLAMLVALLPRVGGSQDADNQAARQELAPARAAAALRACPGPGQGKLERLAGVEATCLGDGSRIDLGSALAGEPTLVNVWATWCEPCREELPLLQTYAAGPDAVRVLTVQVESSARDGLELLAELDVHLPAVHDGDGPTGPVREALKVPRALPASYLVDADGTVRFIAQPRLFTSVEQIRQAVERAR from the coding sequence TTGACGACCGCGACCAAGTGGGCACTCGCCGCGGGCGCGCTCGTGCTCGCAATGCTCGTGGCGTTACTGCCGCGCGTCGGTGGCTCGCAGGACGCCGACAACCAAGCTGCCAGGCAGGAACTGGCACCAGCCCGCGCTGCCGCGGCGCTTCGGGCGTGCCCCGGTCCTGGGCAGGGAAAGCTGGAACGGCTGGCCGGGGTCGAGGCCACCTGCCTCGGTGACGGGTCCAGGATCGATCTCGGCAGCGCCCTCGCGGGTGAGCCGACCCTGGTCAACGTGTGGGCTACCTGGTGTGAGCCGTGCCGCGAGGAACTGCCGCTGTTGCAGACGTACGCGGCAGGCCCCGACGCGGTGCGGGTGCTCACCGTGCAGGTGGAGAGTTCGGCCAGGGACGGGTTGGAGCTGCTGGCCGAACTAGACGTGCACCTACCCGCCGTGCACGACGGTGACGGGCCTACCGGGCCCGTCCGTGAGGCACTGAAGGTGCCGAGGGCCCTGCCTGCCTCCTACCTGGTGGATGCGGACGGGACGGTGCGGTTCATCGCGCAGCCACGGTTGTTCACCTCGGTCGAGCAGATCCGGCAGGCAGTGGAGCGTGCCAGGTGA
- a CDS encoding NUDIX hydrolase, whose protein sequence is MTGPLVHPDETPHWLRGLVEVSAELDAATFTRFAPPRDRPTRDASVLVLFGDDHHGPDVLLLRRADTLDSHAGQVAFPGGGVEAADGGPVDTALREAEEETGVDPAGVRPVAVLPQLYVPVSGFAVTPVLAHWQRPSPVRAVDPRETATVARVPVAELAEPSNRFQVYKRGSGWKGPAFEVDGLFVWGFTAGLLSVLLNLGGWERDWDTTDVRDLDVALAEHEARVRRAVFGRGE, encoded by the coding sequence GTGACGGGTCCGCTTGTGCATCCCGACGAGACACCCCACTGGCTGCGTGGCCTTGTCGAGGTCAGTGCGGAGCTTGACGCGGCCACCTTCACGCGGTTCGCGCCGCCGAGGGACCGGCCCACTCGGGACGCCTCGGTCCTGGTGCTGTTCGGCGACGACCACCACGGCCCGGACGTGTTGCTGCTGCGCAGGGCCGACACGCTGGACTCGCACGCGGGTCAGGTCGCTTTCCCCGGAGGTGGCGTCGAGGCCGCCGACGGTGGGCCGGTCGACACCGCACTGCGGGAGGCGGAGGAGGAGACCGGAGTGGACCCCGCCGGGGTACGCCCTGTCGCGGTGCTGCCCCAGTTGTACGTGCCGGTGTCCGGGTTCGCCGTCACGCCTGTCCTCGCGCACTGGCAGCGACCCTCACCCGTGCGAGCGGTCGACCCGAGAGAGACCGCCACCGTCGCGAGGGTTCCCGTCGCCGAACTCGCCGAGCCCTCCAACCGGTTCCAGGTCTACAAGCGAGGCAGCGGCTGGAAGGGACCAGCCTTCGAGGTCGACGGGCTGTTCGTTTGGGGCTTCACCGCCGGTCTGCTTTCCGTCCTGCTCAATCTCGGAGGTTGGGAGCGGGACTGGGACACCACGGACGTGCGAGATCTTGACGTAGCGTTGGCCGAACACGAGGCTCGCGTGCGGCGGGCGGTGTTCGGTCGCGGCGAGTAG
- a CDS encoding MarP family serine protease, whose amino-acid sequence MNWVDVLVILLALLAAISGARQGVVIALPAFLGVIAGAILGIQVAPLVIDLFEHPAARVAFAVGTVVFLVALGETFGVWLGNKLKRRISSPGISGLDSTLGAVVQGVVVFVVAWLIALPLTSVAALPGLARAINNSVVLGGVNSMMPDAVQGLPSDLRRLLDESGFPSIVGPFQNAPVREIQPPDPALQNSQVVRELRDSVLKIRGVAPSCSRSLEGSGFAVSPDRVVTNAHVVAGTDEVSVETDEGSRSATVVYYDPGTDVAVLAVPGLDAEPLRLAAEDAGAGDDAIALGYPLDGPYTASPTRIRERITLRGPDIYDANTVQRDVFTVRGQVRSGNSGGPLVDPQGEVVGVVFGASVEDPDTGFVLTADEVRAEVEQAPGFTTEEPTGPCTA is encoded by the coding sequence TTGAACTGGGTCGACGTGCTGGTCATTCTGCTGGCCCTGCTCGCGGCGATCTCCGGGGCTCGGCAGGGCGTCGTGATCGCGCTGCCCGCGTTCCTCGGGGTGATCGCGGGCGCGATCCTGGGCATACAGGTGGCGCCGCTGGTGATCGACCTGTTCGAACACCCGGCCGCCAGGGTGGCCTTCGCGGTAGGCACGGTGGTGTTCCTCGTCGCGTTGGGCGAGACGTTCGGGGTGTGGCTGGGCAACAAGCTCAAGCGCAGGATCTCCTCACCCGGAATCTCGGGGCTCGACAGCACCCTCGGCGCCGTCGTGCAGGGCGTCGTGGTGTTCGTCGTGGCGTGGCTGATCGCCCTGCCGCTGACCAGTGTCGCCGCACTGCCAGGGCTGGCGAGGGCGATCAACAACTCGGTCGTGCTCGGCGGCGTGAACTCGATGATGCCCGACGCCGTGCAGGGTCTGCCCTCCGACCTGCGCAGGTTGCTCGACGAGTCCGGTTTTCCCTCCATCGTCGGGCCGTTCCAGAACGCGCCCGTCCGCGAGATCCAGCCCCCCGATCCCGCACTGCAGAACAGCCAGGTGGTGCGTGAGCTACGGGACAGTGTGCTCAAGATCCGGGGTGTCGCGCCTTCCTGCTCGCGCTCCCTCGAGGGCAGCGGGTTCGCGGTCTCGCCCGACCGCGTGGTGACCAACGCGCACGTCGTCGCGGGCACCGACGAGGTATCTGTCGAGACCGACGAAGGCAGTCGCAGTGCCACGGTGGTCTACTACGACCCCGGTACCGATGTCGCCGTACTGGCGGTTCCCGGCCTGGACGCGGAACCGTTGCGGCTGGCGGCGGAGGACGCGGGAGCAGGTGACGACGCCATCGCACTCGGCTACCCGCTGGACGGACCGTACACGGCGTCTCCAACGCGCATCCGAGAGCGGATCACCCTGCGCGGACCGGACATCTACGACGCCAACACGGTGCAGCGGGACGTCTTCACGGTGCGCGGCCAGGTGCGCAGCGGAAACTCCGGCGGCCCGCTCGTCGACCCGCAAGGAGAGGTGGTCGGGGTGGTGTTCGGCGCCTCGGTGGAGGACCCCGACACCGGCTTCGTGCTCACCGCGGACGAGGTTCGCGCGGAGGTCGAGCAGGCGCCTGGCTTCACCACCGAGGAACCGACGGGGCCGTGTACCGCGTGA
- a CDS encoding alpha/beta fold hydrolase yields MAPPLVPAPDPSTVRLDGPWTHRDVSANGIRLHVAEAGSGPMVLLLHGFAEFWWTWHHQLRTLADAGFRAVAADLRGYGDSDKPPRGYDAWTLAGDVAGLVRALGERKAHLVGHAWGGMLAWSAATLHPRVVSSVSVFGSAHPLALRSAVARGALRKQGQARAMAHLLRFQLPIAPERWLVADSAAAVERLLHDWSGKAWHSGPDFPHTAATFRRAMLVPGVAHSALEYYRWAFRSQFRGDGRRFADAVDTRLRMPVLQLHGAADPVVLVETARDSAPWLGPYSRFELRPDIGHYPQLEDPATTTKVLVEFLRGK; encoded by the coding sequence TTGGCACCACCACTCGTACCGGCTCCCGACCCGTCGACAGTGCGGCTCGACGGCCCATGGACGCACCGCGACGTCTCGGCCAACGGTATCCGGCTGCACGTGGCCGAGGCCGGCTCCGGTCCGATGGTGTTGCTGCTACACGGTTTCGCCGAGTTCTGGTGGACCTGGCACCACCAACTGCGCACGCTGGCCGATGCCGGTTTCCGCGCGGTCGCCGCCGACCTGCGCGGCTACGGTGACTCCGACAAACCTCCGCGTGGCTACGACGCGTGGACGCTGGCAGGTGACGTGGCGGGACTGGTCCGCGCGTTGGGGGAGCGAAAGGCACACCTGGTTGGCCATGCCTGGGGCGGCATGCTCGCGTGGTCGGCGGCGACGCTGCATCCGCGCGTGGTGAGCTCGGTCAGCGTGTTCGGCTCCGCTCACCCGCTTGCGCTTCGCTCGGCTGTCGCCCGCGGTGCCCTGCGCAAGCAGGGACAGGCACGTGCGATGGCACACCTGCTGCGGTTCCAGCTGCCGATCGCGCCGGAACGTTGGCTGGTGGCCGACAGCGCGGCTGCCGTGGAGCGGCTGCTGCACGACTGGTCGGGCAAGGCATGGCACTCCGGCCCGGACTTCCCGCATACTGCGGCGACCTTCCGCAGAGCGATGCTCGTGCCCGGTGTAGCGCACAGCGCGCTTGAGTACTACCGCTGGGCATTCCGGTCACAGTTTCGAGGCGACGGCAGGCGATTCGCCGACGCGGTCGACACCCGGCTGCGGATGCCGGTCCTGCAACTGCACGGCGCGGCCGACCCGGTCGTGCTGGTCGAGACGGCACGGGATTCGGCGCCGTGGCTGGGCCCGTACTCGCGGTTCGAGCTCCGGCCCGACATCGGGCACTACCCGCAGTTGGAGGATCCAGCGACCACGACGAAGGTGCTGGTGGAGTTCCTACGCGGGAAGTGA
- a CDS encoding phage holin family protein codes for MRRVSSPKHHVNDSDRATGVPYIPLSADDGEGADAQSIGALVMDATQHMSTLVRAEVELIKAETAAEAKKALKGSIFFVVAGVVGLYSSFFFFFFLGELLTEWLPRWAAFLIVFGLMLVTTALFGLLGYRKVKRIRAPQRSIDSLRETAATLRVRKPSEQGGNGATAVPGLDPSARR; via the coding sequence ATGAGGCGCGTGAGCAGCCCCAAACACCACGTCAACGACAGCGACCGGGCCACAGGCGTGCCCTACATCCCGTTGTCAGCAGACGACGGAGAAGGCGCGGACGCGCAGTCCATCGGCGCGCTGGTCATGGACGCCACACAGCACATGTCGACTCTGGTCAGAGCCGAGGTCGAGCTGATCAAGGCGGAGACGGCCGCCGAGGCCAAGAAGGCGCTCAAGGGCAGCATCTTCTTCGTCGTCGCGGGCGTAGTCGGCCTGTACAGTTCGTTCTTCTTCTTTTTCTTCCTCGGCGAACTGCTGACCGAGTGGCTGCCGCGATGGGCGGCGTTCCTCATCGTCTTCGGGCTGATGTTGGTGACCACGGCCCTCTTCGGACTGCTCGGCTACCGCAAGGTCAAGCGGATCAGGGCGCCGCAACGCTCCATCGACAGTCTCAGGGAGACAGCCGCGACGCTGCGGGTCCGCAAGCCTTCCGAGCAGGGCGGGAACGGCGCGACTGCCGTACCGGGTCTCGATCCGTCCGCGCGACGCTGA
- the nhaA gene encoding Na+/H+ antiporter NhaA — MSTPRRPNQAVSEFARFLRTETTGGIILLVATAIALLWANSALGDVYRAVRDFEIGPEALHLHLSVGDWAKDGLLALFFFVVGLELKRELVVGELSDIKAAALPIVAALGGMLVPAGIALTVGWGEPGIEQAWAIPVATDIAFALGVLALTGSNLPGAARVFLLSLAVVDDLGAIIVIAVLFTASFNLLAAGIAVVGLALYAYLQHKRVRAWWIYVPLAAVVWVAVHSSGIHATIAGVALGLLTRVRPDPGEHEAPALRLEHRLQPWSAGVAVPVFALFAAGIAISADSLGAVFSNPISLAVLVGLLLGKVVGILGASALAVRTRLARLPSTLGWLDLGALSMLGAVGFTVSLLIAELALDGELVDLAKAAVLLASAVASLSAAVLLLRRSKVHARGAPGEPSD; from the coding sequence GTGAGTACCCCCCGCCGCCCGAACCAAGCCGTCTCGGAGTTCGCCCGCTTCCTGCGCACCGAGACCACCGGCGGGATCATCCTGCTCGTCGCGACGGCCATCGCGCTGCTGTGGGCCAACTCCGCGCTCGGCGACGTCTATCGCGCGGTGCGGGACTTCGAGATCGGGCCCGAGGCGCTGCACCTGCACCTTTCCGTCGGGGACTGGGCCAAGGACGGGCTGCTGGCACTGTTCTTCTTCGTCGTCGGGCTGGAACTCAAGCGCGAGTTGGTGGTCGGCGAGCTGTCCGACATCAAGGCGGCAGCGCTACCGATCGTTGCCGCGCTCGGCGGGATGCTCGTGCCCGCGGGCATCGCACTCACCGTCGGCTGGGGCGAGCCGGGAATCGAGCAGGCGTGGGCCATCCCGGTGGCCACGGACATCGCGTTCGCGCTCGGGGTACTCGCGCTCACGGGGTCCAACCTGCCGGGAGCCGCCCGAGTCTTCCTGCTGTCGCTCGCCGTCGTCGACGACCTCGGAGCCATCATCGTCATCGCGGTGCTGTTCACGGCGAGCTTCAACCTGCTCGCCGCCGGGATCGCGGTGGTGGGGCTGGCGCTGTACGCCTACCTGCAACACAAACGGGTCCGGGCATGGTGGATCTACGTGCCGCTGGCAGCGGTCGTCTGGGTAGCGGTGCACTCCTCCGGCATTCACGCCACGATCGCGGGCGTCGCGCTCGGCCTGCTGACGCGCGTCCGCCCTGATCCAGGCGAGCACGAGGCTCCCGCGCTGCGGCTGGAACACCGGCTGCAGCCCTGGTCGGCGGGCGTGGCCGTACCGGTGTTCGCGCTGTTCGCCGCGGGCATCGCCATCAGCGCAGACTCGCTCGGCGCGGTGTTCTCCAACCCTATTTCGCTCGCCGTGCTGGTCGGGTTGCTGCTGGGCAAGGTGGTCGGCATTCTCGGCGCGAGCGCGCTCGCCGTGCGCACCCGGCTCGCCCGGCTGCCCTCGACCCTGGGGTGGCTCGACCTCGGCGCACTCTCCATGCTCGGCGCGGTCGGTTTCACCGTGAGCCTGCTGATCGCCGAGCTGGCCCTCGACGGCGAACTGGTCGATCTCGCCAAGGCCGCCGTGTTGCTGGCGTCGGCCGTCGCCTCGCTGTCGGCGGCCGTGCTGCTGCTGCGCAGGAGCAAAGTGCATGCCAGGGGCGCGCCCGGCGAGCCATCGGATTGA
- a CDS encoding VIT1/CCC1 transporter family protein, giving the protein MSELPGPGGRHLGEPHHDRLGGKLNWLRAGVLGANDGIVSVAGLVVGVAGATTDLTAILLAGIAGLAAGALSMAGGEFVSVSAQRDTERAMLRLEKYELHTMPEEEERELAEIYESKGLSPKLAAQVARELTEKDPLRAHAEAELQIDPNELTSPWQAAWVSFAAFTVGAMLPLLGITLPPVSARVLACGAAVVVALALTGWISARLGNAPIGKAIARNVGVGTLTMVVTYFVGLVSGIAVG; this is encoded by the coding sequence GTGAGCGAGCTACCCGGCCCGGGCGGCAGGCACCTGGGCGAGCCACATCACGACCGGCTCGGCGGCAAGCTGAACTGGTTGCGCGCCGGTGTGCTCGGCGCCAACGACGGCATCGTCTCCGTCGCCGGACTCGTCGTCGGGGTCGCGGGCGCCACCACCGATCTCACCGCGATCCTGCTCGCCGGTATCGCGGGCCTGGCGGCGGGAGCCCTGTCGATGGCGGGCGGCGAGTTCGTGTCCGTGTCGGCTCAGCGCGACACCGAGCGCGCCATGCTCCGGCTGGAGAAGTACGAGCTGCACACGATGCCGGAGGAGGAGGAGCGCGAGCTCGCCGAGATTTACGAGAGCAAGGGACTCTCTCCCAAACTCGCGGCACAGGTGGCGCGTGAACTCACCGAGAAGGACCCGCTGCGGGCACACGCCGAGGCGGAGCTGCAGATCGATCCGAACGAGTTGACCTCGCCGTGGCAGGCGGCGTGGGTTTCGTTCGCGGCGTTCACCGTCGGGGCGATGCTGCCGCTGCTTGGCATCACCTTGCCGCCGGTCTCGGCTCGGGTGTTGGCCTGCGGCGCAGCGGTCGTGGTGGCGCTCGCGCTCACCGGATGGATCAGCGCCCGGCTCGGCAATGCACCCATCGGCAAGGCGATCGCACGCAACGTGGGCGTCGGAACACTGACCATGGTCGTGACCTACTTCGTCGGCCTGGTTTCCGGCATAGCCGTGGGCTGA
- a CDS encoding OsmC family protein — protein MAQRQHSYALTVRWTGNRGSGTSGYAAFGREHEVLATGKPTLVGTADPAFRGDPARWSPEDLLVAALSQCHMLWYLALCAHAKVIVTDYVDDATGTMAEHSGGAGEFTEVVLRPRVTVARSDMVSKAGDLHTPAHEKCFIARSVNFTVKHEPTILVAS, from the coding sequence ATGGCTCAGCGACAGCACAGCTACGCGCTGACCGTGCGGTGGACGGGTAACCGCGGTAGCGGCACGTCGGGGTACGCGGCGTTCGGCAGGGAACACGAGGTGCTGGCGACCGGCAAACCCACGCTCGTGGGCACGGCCGACCCCGCCTTCCGAGGTGACCCAGCACGCTGGAGTCCCGAGGACTTGCTCGTCGCCGCGCTGTCGCAGTGCCACATGCTGTGGTACCTGGCGCTGTGCGCTCACGCGAAGGTGATTGTGACCGACTACGTGGACGACGCGACGGGAACCATGGCCGAACACTCTGGCGGTGCTGGTGAGTTCACCGAGGTGGTGCTTCGCCCGAGGGTGACGGTGGCGCGGTCCGACATGGTGAGCAAGGCCGGTGACCTGCACACGCCTGCCCATGAGAAGTGCTTCATCGCGCGTTCGGTGAACTTCACCGTCAAGCACGAGCCGACGATTCTCGTCGCGAGCTGA
- a CDS encoding DUF6319 family protein — MTVDTATQQAPQETAQEQDQTSPAAGGGDAAASAQDPNTAEDRQEKGKAQRGRAKGSARKTRTVELTLTVTGTADGEWQAELKHGSKWVARGLDIPASAVSRAAKELHEDLSTPIDEVINAAREQQQAKVAELEAQLEQAKQALAELES; from the coding sequence ATGACCGTTGACACCGCCACACAGCAAGCCCCCCAGGAGACCGCACAGGAACAGGACCAGACCTCTCCCGCTGCGGGCGGCGGGGACGCCGCCGCCTCGGCACAAGACCCGAACACGGCCGAGGACCGGCAGGAAAAGGGCAAGGCCCAGCGTGGCCGAGCCAAGGGCAGCGCCCGCAAGACGCGCACTGTCGAGCTGACGCTGACGGTGACGGGGACCGCCGACGGTGAGTGGCAGGCCGAACTCAAGCACGGCAGCAAATGGGTGGCTCGTGGTCTCGACATTCCCGCCTCCGCGGTGTCGCGTGCCGCCAAGGAGTTGCACGAGGACCTTTCCACCCCGATCGACGAGGTGATCAACGCCGCGCGGGAGCAGCAGCAGGCGAAGGTGGCCGAGCTCGAAGCCCAACTGGAGCAGGCGAAGCAGGCTCTGGCCGAACTGGAGAGCTGA
- a CDS encoding L,D-transpeptidase family protein, with protein MLAVVGAAVLALLVAGCGGDSDAGQANAAGKPDQAALPEATTYGDIPEAPKDPEPGAATDGEVLHPKRELVVHDGVDGNPIARLPVKQVSSPTWVPVIKREGDWAQILLPSRPNGASGWINTAGDAVESANNDYVVNVDRQNFSLEILKGDQQLGEWTIGIGEPKYPTPAGRAFIIASIEETVNDYSPIVLPLSAHSESHTTFGGGPGTVGIHTWPDNSFVGKANSDGCIRVTKEALDELVKLPLGTMVNIV; from the coding sequence TTGCTCGCCGTCGTCGGGGCGGCTGTGCTGGCGCTGCTCGTCGCGGGCTGCGGCGGTGACAGTGACGCGGGCCAGGCGAATGCGGCAGGCAAGCCCGACCAGGCCGCGCTGCCAGAGGCCACGACCTACGGCGATATTCCGGAGGCGCCGAAGGACCCCGAACCAGGCGCGGCGACGGATGGCGAGGTACTGCACCCCAAGCGCGAGCTCGTGGTGCACGACGGCGTCGACGGAAACCCGATCGCCAGGCTTCCTGTGAAGCAGGTCTCCTCGCCGACATGGGTTCCCGTCATCAAGCGTGAGGGCGATTGGGCACAGATCCTGCTTCCCTCGCGCCCCAACGGTGCCTCGGGTTGGATCAACACGGCGGGCGACGCCGTGGAGTCGGCCAACAACGACTACGTGGTCAATGTGGACCGGCAGAACTTCAGCCTGGAAATCCTCAAGGGAGACCAGCAACTCGGCGAGTGGACCATCGGCATCGGCGAACCCAAGTACCCGACGCCTGCGGGGCGGGCGTTCATCATCGCCTCGATCGAGGAGACCGTGAACGACTACAGTCCGATCGTTCTCCCGCTCAGTGCCCATTCGGAGTCGCACACGACCTTCGGTGGGGGGCCCGGCACCGTCGGGATTCACACCTGGCCGGACAACAGCTTCGTTGGCAAGGCCAACAGTGACGGGTGCATCAGGGTGACCAAGGAAGCCCTAGATGAGCTCGTCAAGTTGCCGCTCGGGACGATGGTCAACATCGTCTGA
- a CDS encoding choice-of-anchor P family protein, producing MSTKRTAAFGAGVLSALLVGGIAFAPVASAQEVEDEATALQAEGLVDITPVPHVVGSGKDSLIAADLPPDTGSLLHAGVFNAFAEDGHANASTADVRLTLPGAPEIEASLIVADCENLQGSTSIANLRVGDQEIKLDQIQPNQELIPDPLVGVARITLNKQDQNDDGSLSVTALAVDLLNGTQTLDLSKATCTEGDSTEPTDPAEPTDPTDPADPTVEPTDPGEDDGGDNDNAGDRADENGNAPTPVPQPGHLDVTG from the coding sequence TTGTCCACGAAGAGAACTGCCGCTTTCGGCGCCGGTGTCCTCTCCGCGCTGCTCGTCGGTGGCATCGCCTTCGCCCCGGTCGCGTCGGCGCAGGAGGTAGAGGACGAGGCCACCGCATTGCAGGCTGAGGGGCTCGTCGACATCACCCCGGTGCCGCACGTCGTCGGCTCCGGTAAGGATTCGCTGATCGCCGCGGACCTGCCGCCCGACACCGGCAGCCTGCTGCACGCGGGCGTGTTCAACGCGTTCGCCGAAGACGGCCACGCCAACGCCAGCACCGCCGACGTCCGGCTGACGCTGCCCGGCGCACCGGAGATCGAGGCGTCGCTGATCGTCGCCGACTGTGAGAACCTCCAGGGCTCTACCTCGATCGCGAACCTGCGGGTCGGCGACCAGGAGATCAAGCTCGACCAGATCCAGCCCAACCAGGAGCTCATTCCCGACCCCCTTGTCGGCGTCGCCCGGATCACCCTGAACAAGCAGGACCAGAACGATGACGGTTCGCTGAGCGTCACGGCGCTGGCTGTCGACCTGCTCAACGGCACGCAGACGCTGGACCTGTCGAAGGCCACCTGCACCGAGGGCGACTCCACGGAGCCGACCGACCCCGCCGAGCCGACCGACCCGACCGACCCGGCGGACCCGACCGTCGAGCCCACCGACCCCGGTGAGGACGACGGCGGTGACAACGACAACGCCGGTGACCGTGCCGACGAGAACGGCAACGCGCCCACCCCGGTTCCGCAGCCGGGCCACCTGGATGTGACCGGCTGA